A section of the Acidobacterium capsulatum ATCC 51196 genome encodes:
- a CDS encoding glycoside hydrolase family 18 protein has translation MLGAYFEEWDGQYSGYTMADLERNGVAAKLDYLIYAFGNVTPGASPVCAIAYPYAAWENKSVPGVNGKQFSGPVYGNFAGMLQLKALHPHLKTLISLGGQAGDVSGFTAAAASPAKRRALVKSCIRLFIQGHLAPGVNAPGLFDGFNVDWEFPLKSDRNNFTALLHEFRQQLNALSRKTGRHYTLTFDSPANPKKYANIDLKAAANEVDFLTIDGYDYASPDQKLTEASSALYDSPADPLRHDARSIDDTVRAYMKAGVPPSKYTMGIPLYGLGWSGVKAGNHGLYQVAAAPAPVFLANGKGICPTQSKVHPAVGCDNILTPGFATDATLAQLLHRPDAHYWYDAKRVEATLYLSSGHWFYTFDDLRSINAKAAYIRTHHLRGAYVWAVNDEEPAASEIKALAAGLKEAGN, from the coding sequence GTGCTGGGAGCCTATTTTGAAGAATGGGATGGGCAGTATTCGGGCTACACCATGGCTGATCTGGAAAGGAACGGCGTAGCCGCGAAGCTGGATTACCTGATCTATGCCTTCGGCAACGTTACGCCCGGCGCTTCACCGGTCTGCGCCATTGCTTATCCCTACGCTGCGTGGGAAAACAAATCCGTCCCCGGCGTGAACGGCAAGCAATTTTCGGGTCCGGTCTACGGCAATTTCGCGGGCATGTTGCAACTCAAGGCGCTGCATCCCCACTTGAAGACGCTCATCTCGCTGGGCGGCCAGGCCGGCGATGTATCGGGATTCACCGCAGCCGCAGCCTCGCCCGCGAAGCGGCGGGCTCTGGTCAAATCGTGCATCCGTCTTTTTATTCAGGGGCATCTCGCCCCTGGTGTAAATGCTCCAGGCCTCTTCGACGGGTTCAACGTGGATTGGGAGTTTCCCCTCAAATCAGACCGCAACAACTTCACCGCATTGCTGCATGAGTTCCGGCAGCAGTTGAACGCACTGAGTCGCAAAACAGGCAGGCATTACACTCTGACCTTCGACTCTCCTGCTAATCCAAAGAAGTACGCGAACATCGACCTGAAGGCCGCAGCCAATGAAGTCGATTTTCTTACAATCGATGGCTACGACTACGCGTCTCCTGACCAGAAGCTTACGGAGGCCAGCTCTGCGCTCTACGACAGCCCCGCCGATCCTCTGCGCCACGATGCGCGCTCCATTGACGACACCGTCCGAGCCTATATGAAAGCAGGCGTACCCCCGTCCAAGTACACCATGGGCATTCCGCTTTATGGCTTGGGCTGGAGCGGTGTCAAAGCAGGCAACCACGGTCTTTACCAGGTTGCGGCAGCTCCGGCTCCCGTCTTCCTTGCCAATGGAAAGGGCATATGTCCTACTCAGAGCAAAGTGCATCCGGCTGTGGGTTGCGACAACATTCTCACCCCGGGCTTTGCCACCGACGCCACGCTCGCGCAGTTGTTGCATCGTCCAGACGCGCACTACTGGTATGACGCGAAACGTGTGGAAGCTACGCTATATCTTTCCTCTGGTCACTGGTTCTACACCTTTGACGACCTGCGTTCCATCAACGCCAAGGCTGCTTACATCCGCACGCATCATCTGCGCGGAGCCTACGTCTGGGCCGTGAACGACGAAGAGCCTGCTGCCAGCGAGATCAAAGCTCTGGCTGCCGGATTAAAGGAAGCAGGGAACTAG
- a CDS encoding gluconate:H+ symporter, which produces MLFRRVFSLYFIPDKVMPLPMIAHHSLLLLLSALGSVAGLVLLIAVVKLNPFLSILLASLALALLTGMPLQNVVHSFEAGLGGTLGHIAVVVALGTMLGKMMAESGGADRIAHTLIRFFGEKRVHWAMMTIGLIIGLPAFFEVGFVLVIPIAYTVAKRTRTSMVLVGLPLAAGLSVVHGLVPPHPAAMLAVTMYHADVGHTIFYALLIGLPTAAIAGPVFAKLIAPHIHLAQENPLATQFLERNPDRGFPSFGISLFTILLPVLLMLAGSAADAITARGSMLNNVLHLAGNDDIALLVGVLVSFVTFGRMRGFTKETILRFSNECLAPTATITLLVGAGGGFGRVLQDSGVALAIISVALHLHVPLLLLAWLLAALMRLAVGSATVAMSTAAGIVAPIALHTHGANPALLAIATGAGSLIFSHVNDGGFWLVKEYFNMSVPDTLKTWSVCESIISVCALLLTFAVSFAIR; this is translated from the coding sequence ATGCTTTTTCGTCGCGTTTTTTCGCTCTATTTCATACCCGACAAGGTCATGCCGCTGCCTATGATTGCCCACCATAGCCTCTTGCTGTTGCTTTCTGCGCTCGGATCGGTCGCTGGTCTTGTGCTGCTGATTGCCGTTGTGAAATTGAATCCGTTCCTATCTATTCTTTTAGCTTCGCTGGCGCTGGCACTGCTTACCGGCATGCCATTACAGAACGTGGTGCATTCTTTCGAAGCAGGATTAGGCGGCACGCTGGGTCACATTGCTGTAGTTGTGGCCCTCGGAACCATGCTCGGGAAAATGATGGCCGAATCCGGAGGCGCGGATCGCATTGCACACACGCTCATTCGCTTCTTTGGTGAGAAGCGTGTGCATTGGGCCATGATGACGATCGGCTTGATCATAGGGTTGCCTGCATTTTTTGAGGTGGGATTTGTCCTGGTGATCCCCATCGCCTATACGGTCGCGAAACGCACACGCACTTCGATGGTGTTGGTCGGTCTGCCTTTGGCCGCGGGACTCTCTGTCGTTCATGGCCTTGTACCGCCTCACCCGGCTGCGATGCTGGCCGTCACCATGTACCACGCCGATGTGGGGCACACCATCTTCTATGCACTGTTGATCGGACTACCTACCGCCGCCATTGCGGGCCCTGTCTTCGCCAAGCTGATTGCTCCTCATATACACCTTGCGCAAGAGAACCCCCTGGCCACGCAATTTCTTGAACGGAACCCTGATCGTGGTTTTCCCAGTTTCGGGATTTCGCTCTTCACGATCCTGCTACCGGTGCTGCTGATGCTAGCCGGTAGCGCCGCCGATGCTATCACGGCCCGTGGCAGCATGCTGAATAACGTGCTGCATCTTGCCGGGAATGATGATATTGCGTTGCTCGTAGGCGTACTGGTCAGCTTTGTCACCTTCGGACGGATGAGGGGATTCACCAAGGAAACGATCCTGCGCTTCAGCAATGAATGTCTGGCTCCGACAGCCACAATCACCTTATTGGTGGGCGCAGGAGGAGGCTTCGGGCGAGTGCTGCAAGACAGTGGCGTCGCACTTGCGATCATCTCTGTCGCTCTGCACCTTCACGTGCCTCTATTGCTATTGGCCTGGCTGCTGGCAGCGCTGATGCGACTTGCCGTTGGCTCTGCCACGGTTGCAATGAGCACGGCGGCTGGCATAGTTGCTCCAATTGCACTCCATACTCACGGAGCGAACCCCGCATTGCTTGCCATTGCCACTGGAGCAGGGTCGTTGATTTTCTCACATGTAAATGACGGCGGATTCTGGCTGGTGAAAGAGTACTTCAACATGAGTGTTCCCGATACGCTCAAGACGTGGTCAGTCTGCGAAAGCATCATCTCTGTCTGCGCGCTGCTGTTGACCTTTGCGGTGTCTTTCGCAATCCGATAG
- a CDS encoding RidA family protein, with amino-acid sequence MKRYGIEGGTGTGGQHLPFSRAVEADGWLYVSGQVPMMDGEVVTGNITAQARQAIQNLMAILHEAGYERQHIVRCGVWLEDPRDFSAFNAVFREFFGEHPPARACVVSSMVIDCKVEIDCVAYKKPIR; translated from the coding sequence ATGAAGCGATATGGAATCGAAGGTGGCACCGGCACGGGCGGCCAGCATCTCCCGTTTTCAAGAGCAGTAGAAGCCGATGGCTGGCTTTATGTTTCCGGTCAGGTTCCAATGATGGACGGTGAAGTTGTGACCGGAAATATAACGGCACAGGCACGGCAAGCAATCCAAAATCTCATGGCTATTCTCCACGAAGCGGGATACGAAAGGCAGCACATCGTTCGGTGCGGCGTCTGGCTGGAAGACCCTCGCGACTTCAGCGCTTTCAATGCTGTGTTCCGGGAGTTTTTTGGAGAACATCCACCCGCTCGCGCCTGTGTGGTATCAAGCATGGTGATCGACTGCAAGGTGGAGATCGACTGCGTCGCCTACAAGAAGCCCATACGCTGA
- a CDS encoding glycosyl hydrolase family 18 protein, with protein MNHSRFIRSLLGVLCLILLLIAAPITLKAQSIPVWQTNTAYTAGQEVSYNGVDYICLQSHTSEPGWDPPDAPALWSPASSTSSCTTAPSSPTGLTASNTTSTGTTLNWGTVTAPANCSITSYTVLENGSSIGTATGTSFTVTGLTASTTYNFAVQATDSDGTSSASTAVPVTTAASSSGGGCGAAWNAATAYTTGMTVSENGISYVANWWTQGQDPATNSGPAGSGKPWTSQGACSSCTQAPATPTGLAASTTYDSANLSWNADTPPAACTVSYTVQVSQQSPVTTSATSATVSGLASSTAYTFTVAATDSAGSSSAATGSFTTQANPCTTAPTSAPANLTAGNTSGSSTVLSWSAVTAPTGCTIGYTITGGPATESTSSTSDVVTGLSPSTSYTFSVAATDHAGTGPASTVAVTTTNAPASYFVGGWFEEWGTYYANSNVADLQTSGVVNSLTDVIYAFAKPASNGTNVVCSLADSYADYQKAVPQVPGATAAASPLLGNFGALMQLKQLHPNLKILISIGGWNPPTYNQLFDTASSTAANRQAFVSSCINMFIQGNIASGVNAPNLFDGFDIDWEFPNAAETNNFTALMTEFRNELNTLSTTTGKTYQLIADLAAGPSTPGAAEFSGNDGGYDTIDIPAVSQELDYLNVDGYNYAGDWSNATNDGSALYDEGQDPLYGTSSTKGCNYIDCTVQYYLSHGAPAAKYTMGIPLYGVGWAGGLTSTNSGMYQNATGATDGAGAMTTNGTTPVPLANGTGLCTSGNNQSSPAAGCDPLLTDGMATYGTIENMMSHGFTVSFDSTRCATRMFNASTAPFSDWAFSFDDANSVQCKVDYIKQYGLGGAYVWALKDDDSSGTLTKAVAADLNQ; from the coding sequence ATGAATCACTCACGTTTCATCCGTAGTCTGCTGGGAGTTCTGTGCCTGATCCTGCTGCTGATTGCTGCTCCCATAACGTTGAAAGCGCAGAGTATTCCCGTGTGGCAAACCAACACTGCGTACACGGCGGGCCAAGAGGTGAGCTATAACGGCGTCGATTACATCTGTTTGCAATCGCATACCTCGGAGCCGGGCTGGGATCCACCGGATGCTCCCGCGCTCTGGAGTCCGGCCAGCTCCACCAGCTCATGCACAACGGCTCCCAGCTCGCCGACAGGCCTGACGGCTTCCAACACGACAAGCACGGGCACGACTCTGAATTGGGGAACAGTGACGGCGCCAGCCAACTGCTCGATCACCAGCTATACCGTACTCGAGAATGGAAGCTCCATCGGTACCGCGACCGGAACCAGCTTCACGGTGACCGGGCTGACGGCCTCCACAACCTACAACTTTGCTGTGCAGGCGACAGACTCCGATGGAACATCGTCGGCGAGCACGGCCGTGCCAGTTACGACCGCTGCCAGTTCGTCCGGTGGTGGATGCGGAGCAGCGTGGAATGCAGCCACGGCTTACACAACCGGCATGACAGTTAGCGAAAACGGAATCTCGTACGTCGCCAACTGGTGGACACAGGGGCAGGACCCGGCAACGAACAGCGGACCCGCCGGGAGCGGGAAACCGTGGACATCGCAGGGAGCCTGTTCCAGTTGCACACAAGCTCCCGCTACCCCAACTGGTCTGGCTGCCTCCACGACTTATGACAGCGCGAACCTGTCATGGAACGCAGATACGCCGCCGGCCGCCTGCACCGTGAGCTACACCGTTCAAGTGAGTCAGCAATCACCCGTCACCACCAGCGCAACTTCAGCAACGGTTTCGGGTCTGGCTTCCTCCACTGCTTACACGTTCACCGTCGCGGCCACGGACTCGGCGGGTTCGTCGTCCGCAGCTACGGGCAGCTTTACAACACAGGCCAACCCTTGCACGACTGCTCCCACGAGCGCACCTGCCAATCTGACCGCAGGCAATACCAGCGGTTCGTCCACAGTATTGAGCTGGTCCGCGGTCACTGCTCCTACCGGCTGCACCATCGGATACACCATCACCGGAGGGCCCGCGACAGAAAGCACATCCTCGACAAGCGATGTGGTCACCGGACTGAGCCCATCCACGTCATACACGTTCTCAGTGGCAGCAACCGATCATGCCGGGACAGGACCGGCCAGCACCGTTGCAGTGACCACTACCAATGCGCCTGCAAGCTATTTTGTGGGCGGATGGTTTGAGGAGTGGGGAACCTACTACGCCAACTCCAATGTTGCGGACCTGCAAACCAGCGGCGTCGTGAACTCGCTGACAGACGTGATCTACGCTTTTGCCAAGCCTGCCTCGAACGGCACGAACGTGGTCTGCTCGCTCGCCGACTCGTACGCGGACTACCAGAAGGCCGTGCCGCAAGTTCCTGGTGCGACAGCAGCAGCCTCTCCGTTGCTAGGCAACTTTGGCGCGCTGATGCAACTGAAGCAACTCCATCCCAACCTGAAAATACTGATCTCCATTGGCGGATGGAATCCACCGACGTATAACCAGCTATTTGACACAGCATCGAGCACGGCCGCCAATCGCCAGGCGTTTGTCAGCTCGTGCATCAACATGTTCATTCAGGGCAATATTGCGTCCGGAGTGAATGCACCCAACCTCTTCGATGGCTTTGATATTGACTGGGAGTTCCCCAACGCCGCCGAGACCAATAACTTCACCGCGCTGATGACGGAGTTTCGTAATGAGCTGAATACTCTGTCAACGACGACGGGCAAAACCTATCAGTTGATCGCCGATCTGGCTGCTGGTCCTTCCACGCCGGGTGCGGCCGAGTTCTCAGGCAACGATGGAGGATATGACACGATCGATATCCCTGCCGTCTCACAGGAACTCGACTACCTGAATGTGGATGGCTATAACTATGCCGGAGACTGGTCGAATGCCACGAACGATGGCTCGGCGCTCTATGACGAAGGGCAGGACCCGCTCTACGGCACCAGTTCGACCAAGGGATGCAACTACATCGATTGCACGGTGCAGTATTATCTCAGCCACGGCGCACCGGCGGCCAAGTACACCATGGGCATTCCACTTTATGGTGTGGGCTGGGCAGGCGGGCTGACCTCAACCAACAGCGGCATGTACCAAAATGCGACCGGTGCAACTGACGGCGCCGGCGCGATGACGACGAACGGCACCACGCCTGTTCCGCTGGCCAACGGTACGGGGCTCTGCACCAGCGGTAACAATCAATCCAGTCCGGCGGCAGGCTGCGATCCGCTGCTCACCGACGGAATGGCGACCTACGGAACTATCGAAAATATGATGAGCCACGGCTTCACTGTGAGCTTTGACTCCACCCGATGTGCAACCCGCATGTTCAATGCTTCCACCGCGCCTTTCAGTGACTGGGCATTCAGCTTCGACGACGCCAACTCGGTGCAATGCAAGGTGGATTACATCAAACAATATGGTTTGGGCGGCGCCTATGTCTGGGCGCTGAAGGATGATGATTCCTCTGGCACACTGACAAAAGCAGTCGCCGCCGACCTTAACCAGTAG
- a CDS encoding amino acid deaminase yields MSGTSAFNLALQASLISPLDKGLGYLQAPASSTEIAHRNWNLLKEELSLPVAVLYQDRMQHNLAWMQQFISSYGLALAPHGKTTMAPALFDLQLKHGAWGITLATPHQTRVAYEHGVRRILMANQLVGQENMAIISRLLNDSDLEFYCLVDSADQIHQLGKFFAARGQQLPVLLELGVDGGRTGVRNEDQLNAVLLALSQWNSALALSGVELYEGVLDDESSIREFLASAVEIARKLAGQGRFRRSPFLLSGAGSAWYDVVADVFSQAGLGVAAEIILRPGCYLTHDAGLYREAQQQILERNPVARQMHSGLKPALHLWAYVQSRPEPQKAIIAMGRRDVAFDAGFPMPGLRFRPGQTSPLPAPGHWSIQKMMDQHSYMQCAVEDDLCVGDMIAFDISHPCLTFDKWRALPVLDSAYRVIGVVQTFF; encoded by the coding sequence ATGTCCGGCACCAGTGCCTTCAATCTCGCTCTTCAAGCCAGCTTGATCTCCCCGCTCGACAAAGGGCTGGGTTATTTGCAGGCTCCAGCTTCTTCCACCGAAATTGCTCATCGCAATTGGAACCTGCTCAAGGAAGAGCTCAGCCTTCCCGTGGCCGTGCTGTATCAGGACCGCATGCAACATAACCTTGCGTGGATGCAGCAGTTTATTTCCTCTTATGGGCTCGCTCTGGCGCCGCATGGAAAGACGACCATGGCTCCTGCACTGTTTGATCTGCAGCTCAAGCACGGTGCATGGGGCATCACGCTGGCTACTCCGCATCAAACACGCGTCGCTTATGAGCATGGTGTACGCCGCATTCTCATGGCAAACCAGTTGGTGGGCCAGGAAAACATGGCAATCATCTCACGCCTGTTGAACGATTCTGATCTCGAATTCTACTGTCTGGTTGACTCTGCGGATCAGATTCATCAGCTTGGAAAATTCTTTGCCGCCCGCGGGCAGCAGTTGCCAGTGCTGCTCGAGCTTGGTGTCGATGGCGGAAGAACGGGAGTCCGCAATGAAGATCAACTCAATGCCGTCCTGCTTGCGCTATCGCAGTGGAACAGTGCGCTTGCGCTCAGTGGAGTGGAGCTTTACGAGGGTGTGCTCGATGACGAATCGTCCATCCGGGAGTTTCTCGCCAGCGCCGTCGAGATTGCTCGAAAGCTTGCAGGACAGGGACGCTTTCGTCGAAGCCCTTTTCTGCTTTCCGGCGCTGGTTCAGCATGGTACGACGTCGTAGCTGATGTATTTTCGCAAGCAGGGCTCGGTGTCGCCGCAGAAATTATTCTGCGCCCAGGCTGTTATCTGACCCATGATGCCGGACTCTATCGCGAGGCCCAGCAACAGATACTGGAACGCAATCCCGTGGCTCGGCAAATGCATTCCGGGTTGAAGCCGGCTCTTCACCTCTGGGCTTATGTTCAATCTCGCCCCGAGCCTCAAAAAGCGATTATCGCGATGGGGAGGCGGGATGTTGCATTTGACGCAGGATTTCCGATGCCTGGCTTGCGATTTAGGCCCGGCCAGACATCCCCGCTCCCGGCTCCTGGTCATTGGTCCATCCAAAAAATGATGGATCAGCATTCTTATATGCAGTGCGCCGTTGAGGATGATCTTTGCGTCGGTGACATGATTGCGTTCGACATTTCGCACCCGTGCCTCACATTCGACAAGTGGCGCGCGCTGCCTGTTTTGGATTCTGCTTACAGGGTGATCGGGGTAGTGCAGACATTTTTCTGA
- a CDS encoding N-acyl-D-amino-acid deacylase family protein, protein MTASSQCDTLIRQARIIDGNDTSIRCADVAITGDRIVAVGEALNISARNKVDADGLTLAPGFIDTHTHDDTSVIETPQMLPKISQGVTTVIVGNCGISAAPVTLRYGLPDPMNLLGDAGMFRYPHFADYVAAVQTAQPAVNVGALVGHTALRNNHMDRLDRPADSAEIEAMRLQLQEALEHGALGLSTGLAYGSANAATAKEVLALMQPLEAAGGIYATHLRSETATILDALHEAFEAGDHCGVPVIVSHLKCAGIDNWGRAQEVLQVLDRARATQQIGWDCYPYAAGSSTLDLRQVDERVKITITWSEPHPEMAGSTLAQIAAKWKTAQLDAARKLQPAGAIYHSISEEDMRLILGHPATMIGSDGLPHDPRPHPRLWGTFPRVLGRYCREEKLFTLPEAIRKMTWLPAQRFGLRHRGAIREGYFADMVLFDAERITDTATFTDSQSPSAGIVAVWVNGTLSYGAESETGRRSGRYLFRSARSWAQ, encoded by the coding sequence ATGACAGCCTCTTCCCAATGCGACACCTTAATCCGGCAAGCCCGGATCATCGACGGTAACGATACCAGCATACGATGCGCAGACGTCGCGATCACAGGCGACCGGATTGTTGCGGTAGGCGAGGCATTGAATATAAGCGCCCGAAACAAAGTGGATGCGGATGGCCTCACACTGGCGCCCGGCTTCATCGACACTCACACGCATGATGACACCAGCGTGATTGAGACGCCGCAGATGCTGCCGAAAATCTCGCAGGGCGTCACCACTGTCATCGTAGGAAATTGCGGCATCAGCGCAGCACCGGTCACCCTTCGTTACGGTCTTCCTGACCCAATGAACTTGCTGGGAGATGCAGGGATGTTTCGCTATCCCCATTTCGCTGACTATGTAGCCGCGGTGCAAACAGCACAGCCCGCAGTGAACGTTGGCGCTTTGGTGGGCCACACCGCGCTGCGCAATAATCACATGGATCGTCTCGACCGCCCTGCAGATTCTGCCGAGATCGAAGCTATGCGCCTTCAACTGCAGGAAGCCCTGGAGCATGGAGCACTGGGACTCAGCACGGGGCTTGCCTATGGCTCAGCAAATGCCGCCACGGCAAAGGAAGTCTTGGCACTGATGCAGCCGCTGGAAGCCGCCGGCGGCATCTATGCCACACATTTGCGCAGTGAAACCGCAACGATTCTTGATGCGCTGCACGAGGCCTTTGAAGCCGGAGATCACTGCGGCGTACCGGTGATTGTCTCTCACCTCAAATGCGCGGGCATCGATAACTGGGGACGTGCCCAGGAAGTACTACAAGTACTGGACCGAGCACGAGCAACACAGCAGATCGGATGGGATTGCTATCCATATGCGGCCGGCTCAAGCACGCTTGATCTGCGCCAGGTCGATGAACGCGTCAAGATCACAATCACCTGGAGCGAGCCTCATCCTGAAATGGCCGGCAGCACCCTGGCCCAGATCGCTGCAAAGTGGAAGACTGCGCAACTCGATGCCGCACGCAAATTGCAACCTGCGGGAGCCATCTATCACAGCATCTCTGAAGAGGACATGCGGCTCATCCTGGGGCACCCGGCAACGATGATCGGCTCCGATGGCCTGCCTCATGATCCGCGGCCGCATCCTCGGTTATGGGGAACATTTCCACGTGTACTTGGCCGCTATTGCCGCGAAGAAAAGCTGTTCACGCTTCCGGAGGCCATCAGAAAGATGACGTGGTTGCCGGCACAGCGATTTGGCCTGCGGCATCGTGGCGCCATTCGCGAGGGCTACTTTGCAGATATGGTTCTCTTTGACGCAGAGAGGATCACTGACACCGCAACTTTCACGGACTCTCAATCGCCCTCTGCGGGAATTGTAGCTGTCTGGGTAAACGGCACACTTTCATACGGAGCAGAGAGTGAGACCGGCAGGAGGAGCGGGCGCTATTTATTCCGCTCTGCCAGGAGCTGGGCACAGTAG
- a CDS encoding beta-N-acetylhexosaminidase, which produces MKSLSLSSTCNRNSDARSYAFCFRRLQTLSPALRRCRSGFGLNRLVWALLAALLCCFAPVMHAQMQPQPRLIPLPRECHFSGTTSAASALIIVPGDNPEDNFAAEDLERAMKARGIQVAPSTGSPELTVRLLRKDTRAAKQALESANLKFEPAMKAEGYVLLATPGRVTIVGATAAGVFYGVQTLKQMLSGYGTSAYLALGTIRDWPAMSYRGIDDDLSRGPLPTLAFMKEQIRTFASYKINVYSPYLENVIEYANDPGVVPPGGAITRGQAQELSRYASQYHIMIIPEQEAFGHLHHVLTDETYSNLAENPHGSVLAPNQPGTQKLILSWFTQLAEDFPSPFLHIGADETFNLGTGRTKEEVEKRGLGPVYADFLSQIHSTLAPLHRRLLFWGDVAWNDPAAISRLPKDMIAVPWVYWHEDNYDKNILPFKNAGIETWVAPGDSNWSVMYPLGENAIDNISGFIAAGQRLGSTGALTTVWNDDGEGLFNEDWFGVLFGAAASWQPGLSSGAPYQMAFGKVFFHDTSGKVMEAQQELMDVTHTWDVSDRVFWLDPWNPVEQEKVQKLSLQVHEVRLHAENALRLLREAQSESPHLIHPEVIAAMEMAAQRIDFAAMKFQLSAEMSDAYAQIYSMRKDKSKKTKSTIERLFQSMDGVDGRCEDMVEGYSRIRGLYRQAWLSENRPFWIENVMVRYDLKIQLWQQRREKIQEISNQWEKTGKLPPPKKAGIPTIATAAID; this is translated from the coding sequence ATGAAATCGCTGTCGCTCTCCTCCACCTGCAATCGGAACTCGGACGCCCGAAGCTACGCGTTTTGCTTTCGGCGCCTGCAGACTCTTTCACCGGCACTGCGACGTTGTCGTTCGGGATTTGGGCTGAACCGCCTCGTGTGGGCGCTTCTCGCAGCTCTGCTGTGCTGCTTTGCGCCTGTCATGCATGCGCAGATGCAGCCTCAGCCGCGCCTGATTCCTTTGCCACGAGAGTGTCATTTTTCGGGAACTACTTCCGCAGCCAGTGCACTGATTATTGTTCCTGGTGATAATCCAGAAGATAACTTTGCCGCGGAAGACCTCGAAAGAGCGATGAAGGCACGGGGCATCCAGGTCGCGCCCAGCACGGGCAGTCCCGAACTGACCGTCCGGCTTTTGCGCAAAGATACTCGGGCCGCGAAACAGGCCTTGGAGAGCGCGAATCTGAAATTTGAGCCCGCCATGAAGGCTGAAGGCTACGTTCTTTTGGCAACGCCTGGCAGAGTCACGATCGTGGGTGCGACCGCAGCAGGGGTGTTTTATGGCGTGCAGACGCTCAAGCAGATGTTGTCTGGTTACGGCACTTCAGCCTATCTAGCACTCGGCACAATTCGAGATTGGCCGGCGATGAGCTATCGAGGCATCGATGACGATCTATCACGCGGTCCCCTTCCGACGCTGGCTTTTATGAAGGAGCAGATCCGCACGTTTGCCTCATACAAAATCAATGTCTACTCTCCTTATCTCGAGAATGTGATCGAGTATGCGAATGATCCGGGCGTTGTGCCACCGGGCGGTGCGATTACGCGCGGTCAAGCTCAGGAGCTTTCACGCTACGCAAGCCAGTATCACATCATGATCATTCCCGAGCAGGAAGCCTTTGGCCATCTGCATCATGTGCTGACGGATGAGACCTACTCGAACCTGGCGGAAAATCCGCACGGGAGTGTACTGGCGCCGAACCAGCCCGGCACGCAAAAATTGATCCTGTCATGGTTCACTCAGCTCGCGGAGGATTTCCCCAGTCCGTTTCTGCACATTGGAGCGGACGAGACCTTCAACCTGGGAACCGGACGCACAAAAGAAGAGGTAGAAAAACGCGGCTTAGGTCCTGTTTACGCCGACTTCCTTTCACAGATTCATTCCACGCTGGCTCCGCTGCACCGGCGACTGCTCTTCTGGGGCGATGTGGCCTGGAATGACCCCGCAGCCATCAGCAGGCTGCCGAAAGATATGATTGCGGTTCCGTGGGTCTACTGGCATGAAGACAACTACGACAAAAATATTTTGCCGTTTAAGAATGCGGGGATTGAGACGTGGGTAGCGCCGGGAGACTCGAACTGGTCAGTCATGTACCCACTGGGCGAGAACGCCATCGATAATATCTCCGGCTTCATTGCAGCCGGCCAGCGGCTCGGCTCGACGGGTGCGTTAACCACGGTGTGGAACGATGACGGGGAAGGCCTCTTCAATGAAGACTGGTTCGGCGTTCTGTTTGGCGCGGCCGCCAGTTGGCAGCCGGGCTTGAGCAGTGGAGCGCCCTATCAGATGGCCTTTGGCAAAGTGTTTTTTCATGACACGAGCGGAAAAGTCATGGAAGCGCAACAGGAATTGATGGACGTGACGCACACCTGGGACGTGTCGGATAGAGTCTTCTGGCTTGACCCCTGGAACCCTGTTGAGCAGGAGAAGGTGCAGAAACTGAGCCTTCAAGTTCATGAGGTTCGCCTGCACGCTGAGAATGCTCTTCGCCTTTTGAGAGAAGCGCAGAGCGAATCCCCTCACCTGATTCATCCCGAGGTGATTGCCGCCATGGAGATGGCTGCACAGCGCATCGATTTTGCGGCTATGAAATTTCAGCTCTCGGCCGAAATGTCTGACGCGTATGCGCAGATCTATTCCATGCGCAAAGACAAGTCGAAGAAGACGAAATCTACCATCGAGAGGCTGTTCCAATCTATGGATGGAGTGGACGGCCGCTGCGAGGATATGGTTGAGGGCTACTCCAGAATTCGCGGACTCTATCGGCAGGCATGGCTGTCAGAAAACCGACCCTTCTGGATTGAAAACGTAATGGTTCGCTACGATCTGAAGATTCAACTATGGCAACAGCGTAGAGAGAAGATTCAGGAAATCAGCAATCAGTGGGAGAAAACCGGCAAACTTCCCCCTCCCAAGAAAGCGGGCATCCCCACAATCGCGACCGCTGCAATTGACTGA